One Thermococcus eurythermalis DNA segment encodes these proteins:
- a CDS encoding SPOUT family RNA methylase — translation MKFLVKTQRDMEAVAGNYITEAVPDAEVWIAPMGYTGLVLVEADENAYEKLLEIPEVERVIPVLVETEADLEKIAESAEKIAHLIGENETYAVKTKRRGKHDFSSIDVNRVLGARIKELSGADVNLSWPDKVVQVEIIGDRAYISVLPGEEYRKYTPNKIDARKLFRKLTVVQMPYWGDYKACRKFGEKIGRAAQAFEVKELIIAPKEKMDAFELMEFIKGVKIGQESRYKIQREAYPWKVEKVPVSVWDLYQVVRDKRRNKRLLIITDPKGPTLAEVKEELARDMHHAREVVVFIGSREGIPRGVFRFADYVVDLAPYMTFATEHGIPATLVSLWEVYEEFLRENGKEEKEGE, via the coding sequence ATGAAGTTCCTTGTAAAGACCCAGCGAGACATGGAAGCCGTTGCCGGCAACTACATTACGGAAGCGGTTCCCGACGCGGAAGTCTGGATTGCGCCGATGGGCTACACCGGGCTCGTTCTCGTGGAGGCAGACGAGAATGCCTATGAGAAGCTCCTTGAGATACCCGAGGTGGAGCGCGTTATCCCGGTTCTCGTCGAGACCGAGGCCGACCTTGAGAAGATAGCGGAGAGCGCCGAGAAGATTGCCCACCTCATCGGGGAGAACGAGACCTACGCCGTCAAAACGAAGAGGCGCGGAAAGCACGACTTTTCGAGCATAGACGTGAACAGGGTTCTTGGGGCGAGGATAAAGGAACTGAGCGGGGCAGACGTCAACCTGAGCTGGCCCGATAAGGTCGTCCAGGTTGAGATAATCGGCGATAGGGCATACATCTCGGTTCTTCCGGGGGAGGAGTACAGGAAGTACACTCCCAACAAGATCGACGCAAGGAAGCTCTTCAGAAAACTCACGGTCGTCCAGATGCCCTACTGGGGAGACTACAAGGCCTGCAGGAAGTTCGGCGAAAAGATAGGCAGGGCGGCACAGGCGTTTGAAGTCAAGGAGCTTATAATAGCCCCCAAGGAGAAGATGGACGCCTTTGAGCTGATGGAGTTCATCAAGGGAGTCAAAATCGGACAGGAAAGCCGCTACAAGATACAGCGCGAGGCCTATCCCTGGAAGGTCGAGAAGGTTCCGGTCTCAGTGTGGGACCTCTACCAGGTTGTCAGGGACAAGAGGCGCAACAAGAGGCTTCTCATAATAACCGACCCGAAGGGCCCGACGCTGGCGGAGGTCAAGGAGGAACTCGCGAGGGACATGCACCACGCGAGGGAAGTGGTGGTCTTCATAGGCTCCCGTGAGGGAATCCCGCGCGGCGTCTTCCGCTTTGCCGACTACGTCGTGGACCTGGCCCCGTACATGACCTTTGCCACCGAGCATGGAATCCCTGCAACGCTGGTCTCCCTCTGGGAAGTTTACGAGGAGTTTTTGAGGGAGAACGGGAAAGAGGAGAAAGAAGGGGAATGA
- a CDS encoding DUF92 domain-containing protein — translation MLGRIVTDVAIVAVLGVGAYKTKALDWRGTVSAALLGLAVLELGGVYPFLALLTFVVLGVLATKYRYEEKKRRGVAQSNGGVRSWGNVLGNGLAVVLFLVIEKLTMMDTFWAGTFSAIATVNGDTLASELGKVFGKRPRLITNLRPVKPGVNGGVSLAGELFALIGSLVIALFALPLTEYKGQMLLAVVTGGFIGVNLDSLIGATLENWGVTDNNSTNFLASLLGGLAGAGLFYLLLQ, via the coding sequence ATGCTCGGAAGGATTGTCACAGACGTTGCAATCGTTGCAGTGCTTGGCGTTGGTGCGTATAAAACGAAAGCCCTTGACTGGAGGGGCACAGTCTCAGCGGCACTTCTTGGCTTAGCAGTCCTTGAGCTCGGTGGAGTTTATCCGTTCCTCGCGCTTCTGACGTTCGTTGTCCTCGGTGTTCTTGCCACCAAGTACCGCTACGAGGAGAAGAAAAGGAGGGGAGTTGCCCAGTCCAATGGCGGAGTGAGGAGCTGGGGCAACGTCCTGGGCAACGGCCTCGCGGTGGTTCTCTTCCTCGTGATTGAAAAGCTCACCATGATGGACACCTTTTGGGCGGGCACGTTCTCGGCGATAGCTACCGTTAACGGGGACACCCTTGCGAGCGAGCTCGGCAAAGTCTTCGGGAAGAGGCCCAGGCTGATAACCAACCTCCGTCCTGTAAAGCCAGGTGTGAATGGGGGAGTCTCGCTTGCCGGTGAGCTGTTTGCTCTTATCGGCTCTCTGGTTATAGCACTCTTCGCGCTTCCCCTGACGGAATACAAGGGCCAGATGCTCCTTGCAGTTGTAACCGGTGGGTTTATCGGCGTAAACCTTGACAGCCTTATCGGGGCGACCCTTGAGAACTGGGGCGTTACCGACAACAACTCGACGAACTTCCTCGCGAGCCTGCTCGGTGGCCTTGCAGGGGCTGGTCTGTTCTATCTCCTCCTTCAGTGA
- a CDS encoding Lrp/AsnC family transcriptional regulator, which yields MRDKITAIDLRILKLLAKNARLTYKELAELLGTTRQRISRRMNRLEQSGVILKYTIIPDYDAMGYIHVVLGVTIKPDVDIGEVINVLKNDENVKVIQRAIGSHNLVLHVIGPKDMKELERIISEVTKKIPGIESLDITFITETVKFETL from the coding sequence ATGAGGGATAAAATAACTGCCATCGACCTGAGGATCCTTAAGCTGCTCGCCAAGAATGCTCGCCTTACCTACAAGGAGCTTGCCGAACTCCTCGGTACAACGAGGCAGAGGATTTCGAGGAGAATGAACAGGCTTGAGCAGAGTGGGGTCATACTCAAATATACCATCATACCCGATTATGATGCCATGGGCTATATCCATGTCGTCTTAGGAGTCACCATCAAGCCCGATGTTGACATTGGGGAGGTCATAAACGTCCTCAAGAACGACGAGAACGTCAAGGTAATCCAGCGCGCAATCGGCTCCCACAACTTGGTTCTCCACGTAATTGGCCCCAAGGACATGAAGGAGCTTGAGAGGATAATTTCTGAGGTTACCAAGAAGATACCCGGGATAGAGAGCCTTGACATAACATTCATCACCGAGACGGTGAAGTTCGAGACCCTCTGA
- a CDS encoding nucleotide pyrophosphohydrolase has translation MNELQKLVDELIQELGGYWKPFEMFAAVTEELGELADAMLAYEGIKGHADKDKLLEELGDVLFALVCIANYYGIDVQDALKRSVDKYRLRDSNQKV, from the coding sequence GTGAATGAACTGCAGAAACTCGTTGATGAGCTAATCCAGGAGCTTGGGGGCTACTGGAAGCCCTTTGAGATGTTTGCCGCAGTGACCGAAGAACTGGGCGAGCTGGCGGACGCGATGCTGGCATACGAGGGCATCAAGGGGCACGCCGATAAAGACAAACTCCTCGAGGAACTGGGGGATGTCCTCTTTGCCCTCGTCTGCATAGCAAACTACTACGGCATAGACGTCCAAGACGCCCTGAAGAGGAGCGTGGACAAGTACCGGCTAAGAGACTCAAACCAAAAAGTTTGA
- a CDS encoding ArsR/SmtB family transcription factor, producing the protein MKVVELLEKLDEKQKKTVLKCVDRCGIPELDVEVDPTVDQDSIRFLKAISNPLRFAILKLLRDQWLCVCLISQALGEDQTLISHHLRTLKSLGLVENRKEGRMHFYRAKKDAIERYFQMVKGELLGE; encoded by the coding sequence ATGAAAGTAGTGGAGCTCTTGGAAAAGCTCGATGAGAAGCAGAAGAAGACCGTTCTGAAGTGCGTGGACAGGTGTGGAATTCCCGAGCTCGACGTGGAGGTAGACCCCACTGTGGACCAGGATAGCATACGGTTCCTCAAGGCGATATCCAACCCGCTCAGGTTTGCAATTCTGAAACTCCTCCGCGACCAGTGGCTTTGCGTCTGCCTCATATCGCAGGCCCTTGGAGAAGACCAGACCCTCATAAGCCACCACCTAAGGACTCTTAAGTCCCTGGGACTGGTCGAGAACAGAAAAGAGGGAAGAATGCACTTCTACAGGGCGAAGAAAGATGCGATTGAGAGGTACTTCCAGATGGTCAAGGGGGAGCTCCTCGGTGAATGA
- a CDS encoding RidA family protein, translating to MEKKAVYTEKAPKPIGPYSQAVLVEGGKLLFVSGQIPVDPSTGEVVGDTIEEQAERAIRNMLAIVEAAGGSAENVVKVTAFLRDINDYPKFNEVYEKFFSDSKPARAVVEVSNLPKSVRIEIECIAVL from the coding sequence ATGGAAAAGAAAGCCGTCTACACGGAAAAGGCCCCCAAGCCGATAGGGCCCTACAGTCAGGCTGTGCTCGTTGAGGGCGGAAAACTGCTGTTCGTATCTGGCCAGATACCAGTTGATCCCTCGACCGGTGAGGTCGTCGGAGACACAATAGAAGAGCAGGCCGAGAGGGCAATACGGAACATGCTGGCGATAGTTGAAGCTGCTGGGGGGAGCGCCGAGAACGTTGTCAAGGTTACGGCCTTCCTCCGCGACATCAACGACTATCCCAAGTTCAACGAGGTTTACGAGAAGTTCTTTTCAGATTCCAAACCTGCCAGAGCCGTTGTTGAAGTTTCGAACCTACCAAAGAGCGTTAGGATTGAGATTGAGTGCATAGCTGTTCTCTAA
- a CDS encoding DUF2666 domain-containing protein, with translation MKVEEHILFTAKHKDWSVAKKLTDMENEKIAHFLAGVSNTVNARIGDYLGDAIDVNGVKQLAEELRKDALSETVVALKSPGTARKLGSLVNETDKKLKKLLVEVARAYLVRETLRPLTSVDYPEGALEGADVEFPFEDDHVNFTAKHGRWIVVKRLIIDDKTLMLDVARLLASINETTVLKLPVYADIDLEGIESEFSAFKKVKKSDIPKVIEVYEAFEPSLYVDEPFEEHARVYALRAALEKVGLALDVPAKSLEKYLEKKG, from the coding sequence ATGAAGGTCGAAGAGCACATCTTGTTCACCGCTAAACACAAGGACTGGAGCGTCGCGAAGAAGCTGACCGACATGGAAAACGAGAAGATAGCCCACTTCCTGGCGGGGGTATCTAACACGGTCAACGCGAGGATTGGTGACTACCTCGGCGATGCCATAGATGTCAATGGCGTGAAGCAGCTCGCGGAAGAGCTGAGAAAAGACGCACTCTCCGAGACCGTTGTGGCGCTCAAGTCTCCGGGGACGGCCAGAAAGCTCGGTAGCCTTGTGAACGAGACGGACAAGAAGCTCAAGAAGCTTCTCGTTGAGGTTGCAAGGGCCTATCTCGTCAGAGAAACGCTGAGGCCCCTCACGAGTGTTGATTATCCAGAAGGGGCCCTTGAGGGAGCTGACGTTGAGTTCCCGTTCGAAGACGACCACGTGAACTTTACCGCCAAGCACGGGCGCTGGATAGTTGTTAAGAGGCTCATAATAGACGACAAAACCCTCATGCTGGACGTTGCGAGGCTCCTGGCGAGCATAAACGAGACCACCGTCCTCAAGCTCCCCGTTTACGCGGACATTGACCTGGAGGGTATTGAGAGCGAATTCTCGGCCTTCAAAAAGGTCAAAAAGTCCGACATCCCCAAGGTCATTGAGGTTTACGAGGCCTTTGAGCCTTCTCTTTATGTGGACGAGCCCTTCGAGGAGCACGCGAGGGTTTACGCCCTCAGGGCGGCCCTTGAAAAGGTCGGCCTTGCCCTCGATGTCCCAGCCAAGTCCCTTGAAAAGTACCTCGAAAAGAAAGGATGA
- the lonB gene encoding ATP-dependent protease LonB, which translates to MSEEEMVKEKPLPGEYGERLDLGIDFETTAEIKVPEKLIDQVIGQDHAVEVIKTAATQKRHVLLIGEPGTGKSMLGQAMAELLPTENLEDVLVFPNPEDENMPKIKTVPACQGRRIVEKYREKAKNQENIKSYILLFVMLTVMFAIFMDFSATTLLMGIFVVILTMMALSNMRFRNSVLVPKLLVDNCGRTKAPFIDATGAHAGALLGDVRHDPFQSGGLGTPAHERVEPGMIHRAHKGVLFIDEIATLSLKMQQSLLTAMQEKKFPITGQSELSSGAMVRTEPVPCDFILVAAGNLDTIDKMHPALRSRIRGYGYEVYMRTTMPDTIENRRKLVQFVAQEVKRDGKIPHFTRDAVEEIVREAQKRAGRKGHLTLRLRDLGGIVRAAGDIAIKKGKSIVEREDVLEAMKMAKPLEKQLADWYIENKKEYQVIKTEGGEIGRVNGLAVIGEQSGIVLPIEAVVAPAASKEEGKIIVTGKLGEIAKEAVQNVSAIIKRYKGEDISRYDIHVQFLQTYEGVEGDSASISVATAVISALENIPIRQDVAMTGSLSVRGEVLPIGGATPKIEAAIEAGIKKVIIPKANEKDVFLSPDKAEKIEIYPVERIDEVLEIALEDSPAKDELLRKIREALPIGN; encoded by the coding sequence ATGAGCGAGGAGGAGATGGTTAAGGAAAAACCACTCCCAGGCGAGTACGGGGAGAGACTCGACTTAGGTATTGACTTTGAGACGACAGCGGAAATCAAAGTCCCTGAAAAGCTCATAGACCAGGTCATCGGTCAGGACCACGCGGTAGAGGTCATAAAAACCGCCGCGACCCAGAAGAGGCACGTCCTCCTAATCGGTGAGCCGGGCACAGGTAAGTCCATGCTCGGCCAGGCGATGGCAGAGCTCCTCCCCACGGAGAACCTTGAGGACGTACTGGTCTTTCCGAACCCCGAAGACGAGAACATGCCCAAGATTAAGACGGTGCCCGCCTGCCAGGGAAGGAGAATAGTCGAGAAGTACCGCGAGAAGGCAAAGAACCAGGAGAACATAAAGTCGTACATCCTGCTCTTCGTCATGCTCACCGTGATGTTCGCCATATTCATGGACTTCAGCGCGACTACGCTCCTCATGGGCATCTTCGTTGTGATACTCACCATGATGGCGCTCTCCAACATGCGCTTCAGGAACAGTGTCCTAGTCCCCAAGCTCCTCGTTGACAACTGCGGAAGGACCAAGGCTCCGTTCATTGACGCGACCGGCGCACACGCGGGAGCGCTCCTCGGCGACGTCAGGCACGACCCGTTCCAGAGCGGTGGCCTCGGAACCCCCGCCCACGAGCGTGTTGAGCCCGGAATGATACACCGCGCCCACAAGGGCGTCCTGTTCATAGACGAGATAGCGACCCTCAGCCTCAAGATGCAGCAGAGCCTCCTCACAGCGATGCAGGAAAAGAAGTTCCCGATTACCGGCCAGAGCGAGCTCTCAAGCGGTGCTATGGTGAGAACGGAGCCAGTTCCATGCGACTTTATTCTTGTGGCCGCAGGAAACCTCGACACGATAGACAAGATGCACCCCGCGCTCCGTTCGAGAATCAGGGGATACGGTTACGAGGTCTACATGCGCACCACGATGCCGGACACCATTGAGAACAGGCGCAAGCTCGTCCAGTTCGTCGCCCAGGAGGTCAAGCGCGACGGCAAGATTCCGCACTTCACGAGGGACGCGGTTGAGGAAATCGTCCGTGAGGCCCAGAAGAGGGCCGGCAGAAAGGGACACCTCACCCTCCGCCTCCGCGACCTCGGCGGTATCGTAAGGGCCGCCGGCGACATCGCGATCAAGAAGGGCAAGAGCATCGTTGAGAGGGAAGACGTGCTTGAGGCCATGAAAATGGCAAAGCCCCTAGAAAAACAGCTCGCGGACTGGTACATAGAGAACAAGAAAGAATATCAGGTCATAAAGACGGAGGGCGGCGAGATAGGCAGGGTCAACGGCCTGGCCGTCATAGGCGAGCAAAGCGGTATAGTCCTCCCGATTGAGGCCGTTGTGGCCCCCGCGGCGAGCAAGGAGGAGGGCAAGATAATCGTCACAGGAAAGCTCGGTGAGATAGCAAAGGAGGCCGTGCAGAACGTCTCGGCAATCATCAAGCGCTACAAGGGAGAAGACATCAGCAGGTACGACATCCACGTCCAGTTCCTCCAGACCTACGAGGGCGTCGAGGGCGACTCCGCCAGCATAAGCGTTGCAACGGCCGTAATCTCCGCCCTTGAGAACATTCCGATAAGGCAGGACGTTGCAATGACCGGCTCTCTGAGTGTTCGCGGTGAAGTCCTGCCGATAGGTGGCGCAACGCCGAAGATTGAAGCGGCCATCGAGGCAGGCATAAAGAAGGTCATAATCCCGAAGGCCAACGAGAAGGACGTCTTCCTCAGCCCGGACAAGGCGGAGAAGATAGAGATTTACCCTGTCGAAAGGATTGACGAGGTGCTCGAAATAGCCCTCGAAGACTCACCGGCCAAAGACGAACTCCTCAGGAAAATCCGCGAGGCCCTTCCAATCGGAAACTAA
- the sufC gene encoding Fe-S cluster assembly ATPase SufC has translation MLKVENLHVNVENKEILKGVDLEVNPGEFHVVMGPNGSGKSTLALTIAGHPKYEVKDGRILFDGEEVTDLSPDERVKRGIMLAFQHPPEVEGVKIIEFLQQVLVELKGLDPVEAYDLIVEKAREFWFKEEDLHRYVNVGFSGGERKRLELLQAVLIEPKLLILDEPDSGVDVDSLSVISRKIEELHKKGTAILLITHYGRILQHIDRESITVHVMKDGRIVRTGGGELVDRIDREGFAGIFEEVGA, from the coding sequence ATGCTCAAAGTTGAGAACCTTCACGTGAATGTCGAAAACAAAGAGATTCTCAAGGGCGTTGACCTGGAGGTTAACCCCGGTGAATTCCACGTTGTTATGGGCCCAAACGGCTCAGGAAAGTCAACACTCGCGCTCACAATAGCCGGCCACCCGAAGTACGAGGTCAAGGACGGAAGGATTCTCTTCGACGGTGAGGAAGTAACCGACCTCAGCCCCGACGAGAGGGTTAAGAGGGGTATAATGCTCGCCTTCCAGCACCCTCCGGAGGTCGAGGGCGTTAAGATAATCGAGTTCCTCCAGCAGGTTCTCGTCGAGCTCAAGGGGCTTGACCCGGTTGAGGCCTACGACCTGATAGTAGAGAAGGCCAGGGAGTTCTGGTTTAAGGAAGAAGACCTGCACCGCTACGTCAACGTCGGCTTCTCCGGCGGTGAGAGGAAGAGGCTTGAGCTCCTGCAGGCGGTTCTCATCGAGCCGAAGCTTCTCATACTCGACGAGCCGGACAGCGGTGTTGATGTTGACTCGCTGAGCGTCATCAGCAGGAAAATCGAAGAGCTCCACAAGAAGGGAACGGCGATACTTTTGATAACTCACTACGGCAGGATCCTCCAGCACATAGACAGGGAGAGCATCACCGTCCACGTGATGAAGGACGGCAGGATTGTGAGAACCGGCGGAGGAGAGCTCGTGGACAGGATAGACAGAGAGGGCTTCGCCGGAATATTCGAGGAGGTGGGAGCATGA
- a CDS encoding SUF-like minimal system protein SmsB, which yields MTETITISDAKAIIENQIEELAKRNREPEWMTRIRYKALEAFEKAPLNDPVISEEELLQFIAKPEVEGIPENIESLDDLPPEMKALLDRLGISEVEQKYIAGLAVQTDTGVIYNQFLQEWAKKGLIVLPTEEAVRKYPDIVKEHFLKLFSVDESKLTAYHTAVWNGGIFLYVKEGLKVPFPLHLFFLIQESALAQAPHIIIIAEPNTEFHLIEGCTAPILVKHSLHLDMTEAYLHEGAKAQLTVLQNWPEYVHTRPMTRAKIGKGARFINTTVGLGTGKSNVANPKYWVEENGYVELNGILLGQKDWFIDLGGEMYLRGKGAAGINASKSVIMDESTVITRGVIRAEAPKTRGHISCDALLMSDKATMETYPGLVSRVDDAELSHEAAIGKIREEELFYLMSRGLDEEKATQLIVKGFLEPMLKDIPMEFLVEIRKIIELAVSGGM from the coding sequence ATGACTGAAACGATAACCATTAGCGACGCCAAGGCGATAATCGAGAACCAGATTGAGGAGCTGGCAAAGAGGAACAGGGAACCTGAATGGATGACGAGGATAAGGTACAAGGCGCTCGAAGCCTTTGAGAAGGCCCCGCTAAACGACCCGGTCATAAGCGAGGAGGAGCTCCTCCAGTTCATAGCGAAGCCCGAGGTGGAAGGCATCCCTGAGAACATTGAAAGCCTCGACGACCTCCCGCCGGAAATGAAGGCCCTCCTCGACAGGCTCGGCATTTCAGAGGTCGAGCAGAAGTACATAGCAGGATTGGCAGTTCAGACCGACACGGGTGTCATCTACAACCAGTTCCTCCAGGAGTGGGCAAAGAAGGGGCTAATCGTCCTCCCGACGGAAGAGGCCGTCAGAAAGTACCCAGATATTGTCAAGGAGCACTTCCTCAAGCTCTTCAGCGTTGATGAGAGCAAGCTGACGGCCTACCACACTGCGGTCTGGAACGGTGGAATCTTCCTGTACGTCAAAGAGGGACTCAAGGTTCCGTTCCCGCTCCACCTGTTCTTCCTGATACAGGAGAGTGCATTGGCTCAGGCACCTCACATAATCATAATCGCCGAGCCCAACACCGAGTTCCACCTCATAGAGGGCTGTACGGCTCCAATACTCGTCAAGCACTCCCTACACCTCGACATGACCGAGGCATACCTCCACGAGGGGGCTAAAGCCCAGCTGACAGTTCTGCAGAATTGGCCTGAGTACGTCCACACGAGGCCGATGACCAGGGCGAAGATTGGGAAGGGGGCGCGCTTCATCAACACGACCGTCGGCCTCGGAACGGGCAAGAGCAATGTCGCGAATCCGAAGTACTGGGTCGAGGAGAACGGCTACGTAGAGCTGAACGGCATTCTGCTCGGCCAGAAGGACTGGTTCATTGACCTCGGAGGAGAGATGTACCTCCGTGGCAAAGGGGCGGCGGGAATAAACGCCAGTAAGTCCGTCATAATGGACGAGAGCACCGTTATAACGCGCGGAGTGATAAGGGCTGAAGCGCCGAAGACCAGGGGCCACATAAGCTGTGACGCGCTCCTCATGAGCGACAAGGCCACCATGGAGACATATCCTGGTCTCGTCAGTAGGGTTGATGATGCGGAGCTGAGCCACGAGGCTGCTATCGGCAAGATACGCGAGGAGGAGCTCTTCTACCTGATGTCTAGGGGCCTGGACGAGGAGAAGGCGACCCAGCTCATAGTCAAGGGCTTCCTCGAACCGATGCTCAAGGACATACCGATGGAGTTCCTGGTCGAGATTAGGAAGATTATCGAGCTCGCCGTGAGCGGGGGCATGTGA
- a CDS encoding hydrogenase maturation protease codes for MSTLILALGNELMKDDGIGLKAGRILAEKGYNVLEVGTDIFRLSNHYSGEDRLIIIDAILSDELEPGSVLHLAGEEVFEKLKAEIRSAHFMGAIDGLKLLMKLDERLAKAEIHLIGVVAKEIDLGMELSEEVERALPEVIRLVEELY; via the coding sequence ATGAGCACCCTAATCCTTGCACTCGGCAACGAGCTGATGAAGGACGATGGAATCGGGCTGAAGGCCGGCAGAATTCTGGCCGAGAAAGGTTACAACGTCCTTGAGGTCGGGACTGACATCTTCAGGCTCTCAAACCACTACAGCGGGGAGGATAGGCTGATAATCATAGACGCTATTCTGAGCGACGAGCTTGAGCCGGGGAGCGTCCTACACCTTGCCGGCGAAGAGGTCTTCGAGAAGCTGAAGGCGGAGATAAGGAGTGCCCACTTCATGGGTGCGATAGACGGGCTCAAACTCCTCATGAAGCTCGACGAAAGGCTGGCAAAGGCGGAAATACATCTCATCGGCGTCGTCGCCAAAGAAATAGACCTCGGAATGGAGCTCAGCGAGGAAGTTGAGAGGGCCCTGCCGGAAGTAATAAGGCTTGTCGAGGAGCTTTATTGA
- a CDS encoding DUF4230 domain-containing protein, with amino-acid sequence MTWKIAPLLLVLVVFSAGCLVQTGGETTSPGFVLNVTYVPFKVPLNVTVIEINVSTNFVGYKSLVINDVYPAILVKAGSDVSNVSAFRLSKDVYLVVPALDEDSSEKFYSLTVWLKNGSVAIANIKFSGTPTRVIDMVVNYDVEKNGTHYVVRPIGWSLKRITLWNETFNVTVELPEPIQVANAPSVKFKNDTYVLPEVCKTTSGGVTVIYRYSIGEIHVVGPMGDAFVGKVYFPCEEIAGK; translated from the coding sequence ATGACGTGGAAGATTGCGCCGTTGCTTCTGGTGCTCGTCGTTTTCTCGGCAGGTTGTCTAGTCCAGACGGGAGGCGAGACAACGTCCCCTGGCTTTGTCCTCAACGTGACTTACGTCCCCTTCAAAGTACCCCTCAATGTGACTGTTATTGAGATTAACGTGAGTACTAACTTTGTCGGCTACAAGAGTCTTGTCATAAACGATGTATATCCTGCCATACTAGTAAAAGCGGGTTCGGATGTGAGCAACGTTTCGGCCTTTAGGCTCTCAAAGGACGTTTATCTTGTCGTTCCCGCCCTCGACGAAGACTCCTCAGAGAAGTTCTACTCCCTAACGGTATGGCTTAAAAACGGCTCCGTTGCGATAGCGAACATAAAGTTCTCTGGAACTCCAACAAGGGTTATTGACATGGTCGTCAACTACGATGTCGAGAAGAATGGGACACACTACGTCGTCAGGCCCATCGGATGGTCCCTGAAAAGGATAACTCTCTGGAATGAGACCTTCAACGTAACTGTTGAACTGCCGGAGCCAATTCAAGTCGCCAACGCTCCATCTGTTAAATTCAAGAACGACACCTACGTCCTGCCCGAGGTCTGCAAAACAACGAGCGGTGGAGTTACAGTAATCTACAGATACTCAATCGGCGAAATTCACGTCGTCGGGCCGATGGGAGATGCTTTCGTCGGAAAGGTGTACTTCCCCTGCGAGGAGATAGCTGGAAAGTGA
- a CDS encoding type II toxin-antitoxin system VapC family toxin codes for MEYFKGSERAVKLFESFENEDVALYITETVFSEVTYLLLGYFSNLAPRTLKGKKDKLPPEIQVVFKAPRGFGFIESTQRTVFKAMELIEKYAMLSNDALILATCIEHGFALATLDEDFFEPAKKERVELIS; via the coding sequence GTGGAGTACTTCAAAGGTAGCGAACGGGCGGTTAAACTCTTTGAGTCCTTTGAGAACGAAGACGTAGCCCTTTACATCACCGAAACAGTGTTCAGTGAGGTTACGTATCTGCTCCTCGGCTATTTCTCAAACCTCGCACCCAGGACCCTCAAAGGAAAGAAGGATAAACTGCCACCTGAGATTCAGGTTGTTTTTAAAGCTCCGAGAGGCTTTGGGTTCATTGAGTCCACACAAAGAACGGTCTTTAAGGCAATGGAGCTCATCGAGAAGTACGCCATGCTCTCCAACGATGCACTGATTCTCGCAACCTGCATCGAGCACGGCTTTGCCTTGGCTACGCTCGATGAGGACTTCTTTGAACCCGCAAAGAAGGAAAGGGTGGAGCTGATTTCCTGA